The genomic segment TATTTTCACGAAAAAGATCAGTGCTGGCGCCAGCCACATACCTAAGGTCTCTGGTCCAGCAATTGCAATATTCTTTGGCACCATTTCGCCGAAGAGAATATGCAGCCAGGTAATAATCGCCAATGCGATCACAAAAGAAATAGGGTGAATCAGATCAGCTGGGACACCCCATGATTTGAACGGCACCTCAATAAAGTGCGCGATGGCAGGTTCTGCCACCTTACCCAACAGCAGGGAACAGACGGTGATGCCAAACTGCGCACCCGCCAGCATGATAGAGAGATGCTCCGTGGCATAGAGAACCTTTTCCGCACCCTTTTTACCCTGGGATACCAAAGAGTCGAGGCGGTCCCGGCGCGAAGAAATTAGTGCGAATTCTGCAGCGACGAAAAAAGCATTTGCGGAAAGAAGGACGACAATTAAAAGGATGGTTGCCCAAATACTCACTGTTCGTACTCCTTTGCTTCTTCATGGCTAATCGGGGTCAGTACTGCTTTGTCGATGCGCCGATCTTCCATGACGGTGACTCGTGCAATCCACCGGCCGGTGAATCCGGATTCGAATTCATCCATGTTGGGGGTTTCTGTGAGTGGCAGGAGAGCGACATCGCCGACGCGAGGGATCACACCCATGGCGTACATGATCAATCCACCGAGCGTTTCAAAGGGGCCGTCAGGGGAGACGTAACCGACACGTTTTTCTAGTTCATCGGTGCGGACAAGTCCAGAGACTTCCCAACTTGCGCCGAATTGTTGGAAATCGCGTTCTGCATCCGAGTCATCGTGTTCATCGTGGATTTCGCCGAGGATTTCCTCTACGACATCTTCGATGGTCACCATGCCTGCGGTTCCGCCATACTCATCGGCGACGAGGATGACCTGGGAGCCTGCAGAGCGCACAGCGTTGAGAACGGCATCGCCGTCAAGGCTTGCTGGAACCACAGGGATCTTGCGGGCTAGATCGCGCACCATGGTGGTAGCGCGGTCTTCCTGCATCACAGAGAACGCATCCTTGATGTGCACCATGCCGATGGTTTCATCCAAGTCACCTTCTGTAACGGGGAAGCGTGAGTGTCCTGTTTCTAGAGCCAGGGCGATCAAATCATTGACGGTGTCAGTAGCACGCAAAGATTCGATTGTGGATCGAGGAGTCATGAACTCATCTGCCGTGGCATCGCCGAACTGTAGGGAACGATTGATCACTGCTGCAGTATTTTGATCGATGCCGCCGCTTTCTGCAGAGCTGCGCACCAAGGCGGTGAGCTCTTGGGCGGAACGTGCAGAGGCCAATTCTTCAGCTGGCTCAATGCCCATTTTGCGCACAATAAAGTTTGCAGACTTGTTCATGCCGTTAATAAACGGTTTCAGAGCGGTATTGAAGACATGGACAGGGTGAACCACAAAGCGTGCAACGCTTAAGGGATCAGTGATTGCCCAGTTCTTAGGAACCAGTTCGCCGAAGACCATGGACAGTGTTGTCGCAATAATAAGAGCAAGGACAAGTGCTACCGTCGTGCCGGCAGATTCACTGAGCCCGACTAATTCAAGGAGTGGTGTGAAATATTTTGCCAAAACAGGCTCTGCGAGGAAGCCTGTGGCTAGTGTCGTGACAGTGATGCCCAATTGGGCACCAGAGAGAACGAACG from the Corynebacterium crudilactis genome contains:
- a CDS encoding hemolysin family protein, whose translation is MDILISILSLLGFVLLTASTGLFVAIEFALTGLEKSTVETHMKQKGDNSARAVQRDHQNLSFVLSGAQLGITVTTLATGFLAEPVLAKYFTPLLELVGLSESAGTTVALVLALIIATTLSMVFGELVPKNWAITDPLSVARFVVHPVHVFNTALKPFINGMNKSANFIVRKMGIEPAEELASARSAQELTALVRSSAESGGIDQNTAAVINRSLQFGDATADEFMTPRSTIESLRATDTVNDLIALALETGHSRFPVTEGDLDETIGMVHIKDAFSVMQEDRATTMVRDLARKIPVVPASLDGDAVLNAVRSAGSQVILVADEYGGTAGMVTIEDVVEEILGEIHDEHDDSDAERDFQQFGASWEVSGLVRTDELEKRVGYVSPDGPFETLGGLIMYAMGVIPRVGDVALLPLTETPNMDEFESGFTGRWIARVTVMEDRRIDKAVLTPISHEEAKEYEQ